From Portunus trituberculatus isolate SZX2019 chromosome 50, ASM1759143v1, whole genome shotgun sequence, the proteins below share one genomic window:
- the LOC123500086 gene encoding putative transferase CAF17 homolog, mitochondrial, giving the protein MLPRLRHYVTAAVTYRRIGSLLASAPKTGLYAEQQRQRGLVRVEGDEAADFLQGLVTNDIRHLKGNTSAIYCLLLNRQGRILYDSIVYQPSHNTFLLECDAARASQLERHLRMHKVRRRLEVEDVTADLSVWCVFDPAPDKMQQTQLSAEALYMNPKVQNEVTLDLAGDFRDVTIVEDPRVQQLGHRLVVPAATQSLRELLLGVKENTTNHTFRSLRYRLGVGEGPEELPSAKSLPLEANCDYLHGVSFHKGCYVGQELTARTYHTGVIRKRLLPLVFSENASEVSPDASVVDERGRAVGKVRACLGCHGLGLLRVEECLGAEKLTVEGHVVQTFRPYWWPLQAPKSKASL; this is encoded by the coding sequence atgctTCCCAGACTGAGGCACTACGTTACTGCTGCAGTGACATACAGAAGAATTGGGTCATTGCTAGCTTCTGCGCCCAAAACTGGCTTGTACGCCGAGCAACAGCGGCAACGCGGCTTGGTCAGGGTGGAGGGAGACGAGGCAGCAGATTTTCTTCAGGGGCTTGTGACCAATGACATCAGGCACCTGAAAGGCAACACGTCTGCCatttactgcctcctcctcaacaGACAGGGGCGTATCCTGTACGACTCCATTGTCTACCAACCAAGCCACAACACCTTCCTGCTGGAGTGTGATGCTGCACGAGCCAGCCAGCTGGagagacacctcagaatgcACAAAGTGCGGCGGCGCCTAGAGGTGGAGGATGTCACGGCTGAcctcagtgtgtggtgtgtctttGACCCTGCTCCTGACAAAATGCAGCAGACACAGCTTAGTGCAGAAGCCCTCTACATGAACCCCAAAGTGCAGAATGAGGTGACACTGGATCTGGCTGGAGACTTCAGAGATGTAACAATAGTGGAGGACCCCAGAGTGCAACAACTGGGCCATCGTCTGGTGGTGCCAGCAGCCACACAGTCCCTGAGGGAGTTGCTGCTGGGTGTCAAGGAGAACACAACAAATCACACGTTCAGGAGCCTGCGTTATAgacttggagtgggagagggaccAGAGGAGCTTCCCTCGGCTAAATCCTTACCACTGGAGGCAAACTGTGACTACCTCCATGGAGTCAGCTTTCACAAAGGGTGCTATGTGGGCCAGGAACTGACTGCCAGAACCTATCACACCGGAGTTATCCGAAagcgcctcctgcctctcgtctTTAGTGAGAATGCTTCAGAGGTGTCACCAGATGCCAGTGTTGTGGATGAGAGAGGACGGGCGGTGGGAAAAGTACGGGCCTGCCTGGGTTGCCATGGGTTGGGACTGCTCAGAGTGGAAGAGTGTCTTGGTGCTGAGAAATTAACAGTGGAAGGTCATGTAGTACAGACCTTCCGGCCATATTGGTGGCCTCTTCAAGCACCCAAGAGCAAAGCAAGTCTATGA
- the LOC123499917 gene encoding uncharacterized protein LOC123499917, producing the protein MEKEINHRVNRLRKIFRRSRSQANLELLKEAVAHARQVAREEKEAKWLEWCEGFSQSTSLKDLWACLRRATGGRTKKSPAHPNAREEAERLILSYTRRADTRQLPADAQRRQEQLLPQRLARIRAAKERPACTDQPFTLQELQRAEKTSKDTAPGENRITYTMLRSMGPAGESALLTLVNASWRAGRLPVSWKTAVIHPIPKPKEPSKTRPISLLSCVAKTAERMVLNRLKWKLGEPHENIYGFAERRSAADSIASLLAEINNRPAIVVFLDLEKAFELASPTSIADKLVTRGVSGRLLSWTHDYLTDRKAKVKFQGQISNVYQFENGTPQGGVLSPTLFNILMEALVSMPFHRNVTLLSYADDLALVSTGQGDRVARAQTGLDAVATVCMDLGLKISAEKSQAMAVMTPTPDRSLSIQGVCLQWVPAYQYLGVWVDQRLTFRKEVEYLKERTKTRLSVMRAITNTRAGATHRVLRLYYVQAVRSLIDYAAVGLVSLADSNKKSLETIQSHALRTILGAPRWTNVLALQNEAGLPPLSMRIEQLAATFVAKTVTSSNNSPARRRLFATLPQDHRLFTEKTWLRSMVRATQLTLHDVDLVGRGEDRRIEGYMDSPPWTTVAAATIHTTTLPCKKTQCPRDMLLARANDTFLQTGTVGARVYYTDGSVDPNTGRAAAAFVCGEERHGWRTSDHCSTLQTELVGITSALLHARQHNNTHIIVYTDSMTSLQALRRTPVRDNVRLITMTRLLLSRLKDEGKRVTLAWIPSHIGIEGNEAADNEANRALTQDQPSINVPLSFQQIKKLARLATTQRARELRRDAEAHSATLQWQALTTNGEPLVLPNSITRCDRVSIHRLRLGYPTVRSLGEDFQGEHCRHCGDFSEEPLIHYLLDCEATGPLRALAARHGHVESSDRWTSAAKLVRFATDDYQKLLDHIRRYAPPR; encoded by the coding sequence atggaaaaggaaattaatcaCAGGGTGAACAGATTGCGGAAAATTTTCCGCAGGTCACGCTCACAAGCCAACCTTGAGCTTCTCAAAGAAGCTGTGGCCCATGCGCGACAGGTAGcccgagaagagaaagaggccaaGTGGCTAGAATGGTGTGAAGGCTTCAGCCAATCCACATCACTCAAAGACCTCTGGGCCTGCCTCCGGCGCGCGACTGGAGGGAGGACGAAAAAGAGCCCCGCACACCCTAATGCCAGGGAGGAGGCTGAGAGGCTCATCCTCTCTTACACACGAAGAGCCGACACGAGGCAACTCCCCGCAGATGCCCAGAGACGCCAGGAACAGCTGCTTCCTCAGCGACTCGCCCGTATCAGAGCGGCTAAGGAACGCCCAGCTTGCACAGACCAGCCTTTTACGCTGCAGGAACTGCAGAGGGCTGAGAAAACTAGCAAAGACACCGCCCCAGGTGAGAACAGAATAACATACACTATGCTGAGAAGCATGGGACCAGCAGGGGAGAGCGCTTTGCTCACTCTCGTCAATGCCTCCTGGAGAGCAGGAAGGCTACCGGTTAGCTGGAAAACGGCAGTCATCCACCCCATTCCGAAACCCAAGGAACCAAGTAAGACCAGACCTATCTCGCTGTTAAGTTGTGTAGCCAAAACAGCCGAGAGAATGGTTCTAAATCGTCTCAAGTGGAAACTGGGTGAACCACATGAGAATATATATGGTTTTGCAGAAAGGAGAAGCGCTGCGGACAGCATCGCCTCGCTCCTAGCGGAGATAAACAACAGACCAGCTATAGTAGTCTTTCTCGATTTAGAAAAAGCATTTGAGTTGGCCTCACCAACCTCTATAGCTGACAAGCTGGTAACGAGAGGAGTCAGTGGCCGCTTACTCAGTTGGACCCACGACTATCTCACCGACCGCAAAGCTAAAGTAAAATTCCAGGGCCAAATCTCAAACGTTTACCAGTTTGAGAACGGCACACCGCAGGGAGGAGTCCTAAGCCCCACGCTCTTTAATATCCTCATGGAAGCTCTTGTAAGCATGCCCTTCCACAGAAACGTCACTCTTCTCAGCTATGCTGATGATCTGGCCCTCGTTTCTACTGGCCAGGGAGACAGAGTTGCCAGAGCGCAGACTGGCCTTGATGCAGTAGCCACTGTATGCATGGACCTGGGGCTTAAGATCTCAGCTGAAAAGTCACAGGCAATGGCCGTGATGACACCTACCCCTGATAGGAGTCTCAGCATCCAGGGTGTTTGCCTACAATGGGTGCCGGCGTACCAGTACCTTGGAGTTTGGGTGGACCAAAGACTGACCTTTAGGAAAGAGGTAGAGTACCTCAAAGAAAGAACGAAGACGCGTCTAAGCGTCATGAGAGCAATAACTAACACTAGGGCTGGGGCAACCCACCGTGTGTTGCGACTGTATTACGTACAGGCTGTCCGATCCTTGATTGACTACGCAGCAGTGGGGTTAGTGTCCCTTGCTGATAGCAACAAGAAGAGCCTGGAGACAATACAGAGTCATGCATTGCGAACCATCCTCGGGGCTCCCCGATGGACCAATGTACTGGCCTTACAGAATGAGGCCGGCCTACCTCCTTTATCAATGAGGATCGAGCAGCTTGCAGCCACGTTTGTTGCCAAAACTGTTACCAGCTCCAATAATAGCCCGGCTCGCCGGCGCCTTTTTGCCACTCTCCCACAGGACCACAGGCTCTTCACGGAGAAGACTTGGCTGCGCAGCATGGTGCGCGCCACACAGCTAACGCTCCATGACGTGGACCTGGTTGGAAGGGGGGAGGACAGACGGATTGAGGGCTACATGGATTCACCACCATGGACAACAGTGGCAGCAGCCACCATCCACACGACTACGCTACCATGCAAGAAGACACAGTGCCCGCGAGATATGCTTCTTGCCAGGGCCAATGACACCTTTCTCCAGACAGGTACAGTAGGTGCTCGGGTATATTACACAGACGGCTCTGTTGATCCGAACACAGGTAGGGCAGCCGCAGCATTTGTGTGCGGCGAGGAGAGACATGGCTGGAGGACGTCCGACCATTGCTCCACCCTGCAAACCGAACTTGTAGGTATAACCTCCGCTCTCTTACACGCCAGACagcataacaacacacacataatagTTTATACAGATTCAATGACATCGCTGCAGGCCCTAAGACGCACCCCAGTCAGGGATAACGTCAGGCTTATTACCATGACCAGGCTCTTGTTGTCTCGACTGAAAGACGAGGGCAAAAGGGTGACACTAGCATGGATTCCTAGTCACATAGGTATTGAAGGGAATGAAGCAGCAGACAATGAGGCCAATAGAGCACTGACACAGGATCAACCGTCAATTAATGTTCCTCTTAGCTTCCAACAGATTAAGAAACTAGCACGGTTGGCTACCACACAGAGGGCACGAGAGCTGCGGAGAGATGCAGAGGCGCATTCCGCCACACTCCAGTGGCAGGCGCTAACGACCAATGGCGAACCACTGGTGTTACCAAACTCCATCACAAGGTGTGACAGAGTAAGTATACACCGATTACGCTTGGGTTATCCCACAGTCAGGTCGCTTGGTGAGGACTTCCAAGGAGAACACTGCAGACACTGTGGGGACTTCTCGGAGGAACCTCTGATCCACTATTTGCTGGACTGCGAGGCAACGGGTCCGCTTCGTGCACTGGCAGCGAGGCACGGCCACGTAGAGAGCAGCGATAGATGGACATCTGCAGCGAAACTGGTCAGGTTCGCAACAGACGACTACCAGAAACTACTGGATCACATACGAAGGTATGCACCCCCTAGATAG